Proteins from one Chitinophaga oryzae genomic window:
- a CDS encoding inorganic diphosphatase gives MMTNPWHSVSPGSEVPHIVNAIIEIPKGCRAKYELDKESGLLKLDRVLYSSVYYPANYGFIPQSYCDDHDPLDILVLSQVECVPMCIIEAKVIGVMQMVDGGEADDKIIAVAANDMSVNHINDISELPPHFIDEMRHFFEEYKRLEKKSVIVEEFQNKEKAEKIIIQSFEDYRKIFKQS, from the coding sequence ATGATGACAAATCCCTGGCACAGTGTGAGTCCCGGATCAGAGGTGCCACACATTGTAAATGCCATTATCGAGATTCCAAAGGGATGCCGTGCCAAATATGAACTGGACAAAGAGAGCGGCCTGCTGAAACTGGACCGCGTTTTATATTCCTCTGTATATTATCCTGCCAACTACGGTTTCATTCCACAGTCTTATTGCGACGACCATGATCCGCTGGACATCCTGGTGCTGTCTCAGGTGGAGTGCGTACCTATGTGTATCATCGAAGCGAAAGTGATCGGTGTGATGCAGATGGTTGACGGCGGCGAAGCGGATGACAAAATCATCGCGGTGGCAGCCAATGATATGAGCGTAAACCACATCAACGATATCTCCGAACTGCCCCCTCATTTTATCGACGAAATGAGACACTTTTTCGAAGAGTACAAAAGACTGGAAAAGAAATCAGTGATCGTGGAAGAGTTCCAGAACAAGGAAAAAGCTGAAAAGATCATTATCCAGAGCTTTGAAGACTACAGAAAGATCTTTAAACAGAGCTAA
- a CDS encoding DUF4878 domain-containing protein encodes MTNYRRILTLAVMGMLLLSSCKKRATPQEVALAFMHAIQDSNFDQARDYATKESQQVIQIYSIFDGRRSDAERDKIRKAQIKVVAVEENDNKASVTIQNSSANQQEVLQLVKEGGQWKISLTFESIIPNYIPPASQGLDSTTVLTPDTTAGGVAVPAVK; translated from the coding sequence ATGACCAATTATCGTCGAATTCTGACACTGGCAGTGATGGGAATGCTGCTGCTGAGCAGCTGTAAGAAACGGGCCACCCCTCAAGAGGTAGCGCTGGCATTTATGCACGCTATACAGGATTCGAACTTCGACCAGGCAAGGGACTATGCCACCAAAGAGTCTCAGCAGGTAATACAGATTTACTCTATTTTTGACGGGCGCCGCAGCGATGCGGAACGGGATAAGATCCGTAAAGCCCAAATAAAGGTTGTCGCGGTGGAAGAAAACGACAACAAAGCTTCCGTGACCATCCAGAACTCTTCCGCCAACCAGCAGGAGGTGTTGCAACTGGTGAAAGAAGGCGGTCAATGGAAGATTTCACTGACATTTGAAAGTATCATACCTAACTATATTCCGCCGGCCAGCCAGGGCCTGGACTCCACTACTGTACTAACGCCGGACACTACTGCCGGCGGCGTGGCAGTTCCTGCAGTTAAATGA
- a CDS encoding PAS domain S-box protein, which translates to MKDVMLEQHYRHLQHLEAAINACALSVNLDAAECITTLNPRMANALQQPPELVSGRYFRELLLPADEAQWARIWQQLRTGQSIQEQICFLLHGNTQLWLESAIHPVMDNDGHLTECLLIGIDITDRKLPELRLMEDEQYFRQILENLPIGLQQFTPEGISVEMNSRQRQIWGAQHAFLGNTEYKWLQDPFYRLNGLARMFEEARDTGKTLKREILLNYAEKNYGNVTRLFPLYYEATIFPVTDRHSRMANYFLILDDITEKKVAEISLQKSERLLDNIIENLPIGYIQFDNFGFIRRINQTQRFFFNSPHPAARRNFNVMNDELATRFELDKLFLRALEEGNPLRVEKKIDFSQDERWTTVGREVYLDLTIFPVIEPVDKEMIVVALVNDITDKKMQELENVKNQEFLLQTGDIGKIGGWEMDLETERVRWSYQSYKIHDCEPDTPINYEIAMRFFSPESKPVLEGLVKQCIENGKTFDAQLTLISAKQQTKRVRCIGQPGYVNGKRTRIFGVVQDVTEQSAIEEALTRNTELMRLFFDTVDMGYAAMEKDGKLNFLNQKAEKMIGQKVEMGSNIFEVFPRLSGTVFYARLQECIQQRQSQSFGIYFSKPDKWYDFLLTPMQDGGISVFMRDITESRKMQKELRKANDQLSNLNKNLVNQNKQLEDFAHITSHNLRAPIANLRALMQMHNEASSQQERELYLGMLHEVIKKIDETLNDLVEVVQIRKDVNVEKEKLLFAERVQKVKDILLVDIETSNIKITYDFEQAPQIEYPRVYLDSILQNFITNAIRYRSPEREPELHLQTWRENDNIVLTVQDNGIGIDMERFGNKLFGFRKTFHRNKDAKGIGLFITKTQVEAMGGSIRAESRPGQGTKFIITFRPE; encoded by the coding sequence ATGAAGGATGTTATGCTGGAACAGCATTACCGGCATCTGCAGCATCTGGAGGCTGCCATCAATGCCTGCGCATTGTCTGTGAATCTGGATGCCGCTGAATGCATTACTACCCTGAACCCGCGAATGGCCAACGCCCTACAGCAACCGCCGGAACTCGTCTCCGGACGCTACTTCAGGGAACTACTCCTGCCCGCCGACGAAGCACAGTGGGCCCGCATCTGGCAACAGCTGCGGACCGGCCAGTCCATACAGGAACAAATCTGTTTTCTGCTGCACGGAAATACCCAGCTGTGGCTGGAATCAGCTATCCATCCGGTCATGGACAACGACGGTCACCTCACCGAATGCCTCCTCATCGGCATCGATATCACCGACCGTAAACTGCCCGAACTCCGGCTCATGGAAGATGAACAATATTTCCGCCAGATACTCGAAAACCTCCCTATCGGCCTGCAACAGTTCACACCCGAAGGCATCAGCGTGGAAATGAACAGTCGCCAGCGACAGATATGGGGCGCCCAGCACGCCTTCCTCGGCAATACGGAATATAAATGGCTGCAAGACCCGTTCTACCGGCTCAACGGCCTCGCCCGCATGTTCGAAGAAGCCCGCGATACCGGCAAAACACTGAAACGGGAAATACTGCTTAACTACGCGGAAAAAAACTACGGCAACGTCACCCGCCTTTTCCCGCTGTACTATGAAGCCACCATCTTCCCCGTGACAGACCGCCACAGCAGAATGGCCAACTACTTCCTGATCCTCGACGATATCACCGAAAAGAAAGTGGCGGAAATAAGCCTCCAGAAAAGCGAAAGACTGCTCGACAATATCATCGAAAACCTGCCCATCGGCTACATCCAGTTTGATAACTTCGGCTTTATCCGCCGCATCAATCAAACACAACGTTTCTTCTTCAACTCCCCGCATCCCGCTGCCCGCCGGAATTTCAACGTGATGAACGATGAACTGGCCACCCGCTTCGAACTGGACAAACTGTTCCTCCGGGCACTCGAAGAAGGCAACCCGCTGCGCGTGGAAAAGAAAATAGACTTCAGCCAGGATGAACGCTGGACCACCGTCGGCCGCGAAGTATACCTCGACCTCACCATCTTTCCCGTTATTGAACCGGTGGACAAAGAGATGATCGTAGTAGCCCTCGTGAACGATATCACCGATAAAAAAATGCAGGAACTGGAAAATGTCAAAAACCAGGAATTCCTCCTGCAAACAGGAGATATCGGGAAAATCGGCGGATGGGAGATGGACCTCGAAACAGAAAGGGTCCGCTGGTCTTACCAGTCCTATAAAATACATGACTGTGAACCGGATACGCCCATCAATTACGAAATAGCCATGCGCTTTTTCTCCCCGGAATCAAAACCCGTGCTGGAAGGACTGGTCAAACAATGCATTGAGAACGGTAAAACATTCGATGCACAGCTGACACTGATCTCCGCCAAACAACAAACCAAAAGAGTGCGTTGTATTGGCCAGCCGGGATATGTCAACGGCAAACGGACGCGCATCTTCGGCGTGGTACAGGATGTGACGGAACAATCGGCCATCGAGGAAGCGCTTACCCGCAACACGGAACTGATGCGCCTCTTCTTCGATACGGTGGACATGGGCTATGCAGCCATGGAAAAAGACGGCAAACTCAATTTTCTCAACCAGAAAGCGGAGAAAATGATCGGCCAGAAAGTGGAAATGGGCAGCAATATTTTCGAAGTGTTCCCCCGGCTGTCAGGTACCGTTTTCTATGCCAGGCTGCAGGAGTGCATACAGCAGCGGCAGTCACAGTCTTTCGGTATCTATTTCTCCAAACCGGACAAATGGTACGACTTCCTGCTCACACCCATGCAGGACGGCGGTATCTCGGTCTTCATGCGCGACATCACGGAAAGCCGTAAAATGCAGAAGGAGCTGCGCAAAGCAAATGACCAGCTGTCTAACCTGAACAAAAACCTGGTCAACCAGAACAAACAGCTGGAAGATTTCGCCCACATCACTTCCCACAACCTGCGGGCGCCCATCGCCAACCTGCGCGCGCTGATGCAGATGCATAACGAGGCGTCGTCCCAGCAGGAGCGGGAACTGTACCTGGGCATGCTGCATGAGGTGATCAAAAAGATAGATGAAACCCTCAACGATCTCGTGGAAGTGGTACAGATACGGAAAGACGTGAATGTGGAAAAAGAAAAGCTGCTCTTTGCCGAACGGGTACAAAAGGTGAAGGATATCCTGCTGGTAGATATAGAAACCAGTAATATCAAAATTACCTATGATTTTGAACAGGCGCCGCAAATAGAGTATCCGCGGGTATATCTCGACAGTATCCTCCAGAATTTTATCACCAATGCGATCCGCTACCGTTCACCGGAAAGGGAGCCGGAACTGCATTTACAGACATGGCGAGAAAACGACAACATTGTACTTACGGTGCAGGACAACGGCATCGGTATTGATATGGAACGCTTCGGTAACAAGCTGTTCGGTTTCCGGAAAACATTTCACCGTAACAAAGATGCGAAAGGTATCGGGTTGTTTATCACCAAAACTCAGGTGGAAGCAATGGGTGGAAGTATCAGGGCTGAAAGCAGGCCGGGGCAGGGTACCAAATTTATTATTACATTTAGGCCGGAATAA
- a CDS encoding PhoH family protein has protein sequence MTESIINLDSINPIEFFGVNNGKLDLLKKKFPLLKILSRGTQLKLSGAPEEVATAEEKISQIVKYLERNGNLTENYFEQILGDEEGTAVDHFSDRNPNEVLVFGPNARTVRARTANQKKMVALADKNDIVFAIGPAGTGKTYTAVALAVRALKNKAVKKIILTRPAVEAGESLGFLPGDLKEKIDPYLRPLYDALDDMIPAEKLSYYMTNRIIEIAPLAYMRGRTLDNSFIILDEAQNATDLQLKMFLTRIGASAKAIITGDLTQIDLPKNQKSGLEKANRILRNIDGIGSVELDEEDVVRHRLVKAIIRAYDADKERD, from the coding sequence TTGACTGAATCCATCATTAATTTAGATAGTATTAATCCCATTGAGTTTTTCGGCGTTAACAACGGAAAACTGGATTTGCTGAAGAAAAAATTCCCGCTGTTGAAGATCCTGTCCAGGGGTACCCAGTTAAAATTGAGTGGGGCACCGGAAGAAGTGGCCACTGCGGAGGAAAAAATCAGTCAAATCGTAAAATATCTCGAACGTAATGGTAATCTGACAGAGAATTACTTTGAGCAGATTCTTGGGGATGAAGAGGGAACGGCGGTAGATCATTTCAGCGACCGTAATCCCAACGAGGTACTGGTATTTGGTCCGAACGCCCGTACGGTACGGGCCCGTACTGCCAACCAAAAAAAGATGGTAGCGCTGGCGGACAAAAATGACATTGTATTTGCGATCGGTCCGGCGGGTACGGGTAAAACCTATACGGCGGTAGCATTGGCGGTACGTGCATTAAAAAACAAAGCTGTGAAGAAAATCATCCTCACCCGTCCGGCGGTGGAGGCAGGTGAAAGCCTGGGCTTCCTTCCCGGCGATCTGAAAGAGAAGATCGATCCCTATCTGCGGCCATTGTACGATGCGCTGGATGATATGATCCCTGCGGAGAAGCTAAGTTATTATATGACCAACCGCATCATAGAAATAGCGCCGCTGGCTTATATGCGCGGACGTACGCTGGATAATTCCTTTATTATCCTCGACGAAGCGCAGAACGCCACTGACCTGCAGCTCAAAATGTTCCTGACCCGTATTGGCGCTTCTGCCAAAGCCATCATCACCGGCGACCTTACACAGATCGACCTGCCGAAAAACCAGAAGTCGGGCCTTGAAAAAGCCAACCGCATCCTGCGTAATATCGACGGCATTGGCTCTGTGGAGCTGGATGAAGAGGATGTGGTGCGTCACCGCCTGGTGAAAGCCATTATCCGGGCATATGATGCGGATAAAGAAAGAGATTAA
- a CDS encoding response regulator — MKLINMIFIVDDDPIHQQIAKIMIERQGICTNIRVFSDAQDVLDHIRQHADKVDELPDLILLDLNMPIMDGWEFLDEYSVFHDQLPKQIRIFVLTSSIDEKDKERVRHYPVVNGYLTKPLSKEIIENLA; from the coding sequence ATGAAGCTGATCAATATGATTTTTATAGTTGACGACGACCCAATTCACCAGCAAATTGCTAAAATCATGATAGAACGGCAGGGGATATGCACCAATATTAGGGTGTTCTCAGATGCGCAGGATGTATTGGACCATATCCGGCAGCATGCAGACAAGGTGGACGAACTGCCCGACCTTATTCTGCTGGACCTCAATATGCCGATTATGGATGGCTGGGAGTTTTTGGATGAATACAGCGTCTTTCACGACCAGCTGCCCAAGCAGATCCGCATCTTCGTGCTGACTTCTTCTATCGATGAGAAAGACAAAGAGCGTGTCCGTCACTACCCGGTGGTAAATGGCTATCTTACCAAACCCCTGTCCAAAGAGATCATAGAGAACCTCGCTTAA
- a CDS encoding tetratricopeptide repeat protein: protein MKYLPILVAMAGVVACNNDHKKPGRQNGADSALYSDIIRPVTDSIQQYPDQDALYYRRALLLFNTNPRLAQQDFEKAASLKPANPDYWAGAGEAALVDSRYNEAELYFSKALANAPTYTYLQYKLATAMLENKHTAQADSLANVLAATADGRDKAFYLKARMAEDRLDTAAAIEHLKTAVAAAGPHAEYEAVMELADLLRARKAPEAVRYYTAAWHQDSLNAAPLYDAGQVQEELGDINAAMNTYRKCIVADPGFEPAYMALGNIHSSRRQWQEAYNFYNLAAKAAPTDALAYFQRGRAQEQLGNKKEAIADYAKAASFRKDYKEAKEAMQRLSR, encoded by the coding sequence ATGAAATATTTACCTATCCTGGTGGCCATGGCAGGTGTCGTGGCCTGCAACAATGACCATAAAAAGCCCGGCCGGCAGAACGGCGCTGATTCCGCGCTGTACAGCGATATCATACGGCCGGTCACAGACTCTATCCAGCAGTATCCGGACCAGGACGCGCTGTACTATCGCCGGGCGCTGTTGCTCTTCAATACCAATCCCCGCCTCGCGCAGCAGGATTTTGAAAAAGCCGCCAGCCTGAAGCCGGCCAACCCCGACTATTGGGCCGGCGCCGGTGAAGCCGCGCTGGTAGACAGCCGTTACAACGAAGCGGAGCTTTATTTCAGCAAAGCGCTGGCTAACGCTCCCACCTATACGTACCTGCAGTACAAACTGGCCACCGCCATGCTGGAGAACAAACATACCGCACAGGCAGACAGCCTCGCCAATGTGCTGGCCGCCACCGCCGACGGACGTGATAAAGCATTTTACCTGAAGGCGCGCATGGCGGAAGACCGACTGGATACCGCCGCAGCCATTGAACATCTGAAAACGGCCGTTGCCGCTGCCGGTCCGCACGCTGAATACGAAGCCGTCATGGAACTGGCCGACCTGCTGCGCGCCCGCAAAGCACCGGAAGCCGTCCGCTATTATACGGCCGCATGGCACCAGGACTCGCTCAACGCCGCGCCTCTCTATGACGCGGGACAGGTACAGGAAGAACTGGGCGATATTAACGCCGCCATGAACACCTACCGGAAGTGCATCGTGGCCGATCCCGGGTTTGAGCCGGCCTATATGGCGCTGGGCAACATCCACAGCAGCCGGCGCCAGTGGCAGGAGGCGTACAACTTCTACAATCTTGCCGCCAAAGCCGCTCCCACCGATGCACTGGCCTATTTCCAGCGCGGCAGGGCGCAGGAACAGCTGGGCAATAAAAAAGAGGCGATAGCCGACTACGCCAAAGCCGCCTCTTTCAGAAAAGACTATAAAGAAGCAAAGGAAGCCATGCAACGGTTGAGCCGCTAA
- a CDS encoding C40 family peptidase: MPYAIVVVPVAPLRATAAHRSEMISQLLWGEGVEIINTAPDGWVEVINQYDGYTGWASLSHLEEVSEDIYHAPATHYLPEWSNEILLNGQPMILPFGCLLKGYTNLSAKWGNVQVTLLEKPHVLPAAGSPVNAKHLLADAMKFLNTAYLWGGRNVFGVDCSGFVQNVFKLSGIPLLRDASQQATQGTTVDFLQEARLGDLAFFDNPEGRITHVGLLLNDHEILHSSGKVRIDPIDNQGIINADTHIRTHQLRIIKRFF, from the coding sequence ATGCCATACGCGATCGTTGTGGTGCCTGTAGCGCCGCTCAGGGCTACCGCCGCACACAGAAGTGAGATGATTTCCCAGCTGCTCTGGGGCGAAGGAGTGGAAATCATCAACACCGCCCCCGACGGATGGGTGGAGGTGATAAACCAGTACGACGGCTATACCGGCTGGGCTTCTCTCTCTCACCTCGAAGAGGTATCCGAAGACATTTATCACGCGCCGGCTACTCACTACCTGCCGGAATGGAGCAATGAAATACTGCTCAACGGCCAACCTATGATCTTACCCTTTGGCTGCCTCCTGAAAGGGTATACCAACCTTTCCGCAAAATGGGGAAATGTACAGGTGACCTTACTGGAAAAACCCCATGTATTGCCCGCTGCAGGAAGTCCGGTAAATGCGAAACATCTGCTGGCAGATGCAATGAAATTTCTGAATACGGCTTATCTCTGGGGCGGCAGGAATGTCTTTGGGGTGGATTGCTCCGGGTTTGTACAAAATGTTTTCAAACTGTCGGGGATACCATTGCTCCGGGATGCATCACAACAAGCCACGCAAGGTACCACGGTCGACTTTCTGCAGGAAGCACGGCTGGGGGATCTCGCATTTTTCGATAACCCCGAAGGAAGGATCACCCACGTGGGCCTGTTGCTCAACGATCACGAAATCCTCCATTCTTCCGGCAAGGTACGCATAGATCCGATCGATAACCAGGGCATCATTAACGCCGATACCCACATCAGAACGCATCAGCTGCGGATTATAAAAAGATTCTTCTAA
- a CDS encoding tetratricopeptide repeat protein: protein MFSSKPNNEKILKVFSGIRCLSKDQLPRYMEGRLTDVEKHLVEQHLTDCDLCFGALQALEQEAGNEQYQDLTGKLQRYIQDSIQPVSHVHKVAQYTKKEKTKESLLVYFWLVAFLVIGVASVYVLRGHLRNQPPPPPRMLASAQPPAADSATAPAGEVASQPIVTTEQPAPAPGHQTAATPVSAKPAATTTPNTLASAKPTPVPVPAATADSIAKAKAAALKAQQKKLAADSIRKAQALQKQQDSLKKEKEKEKENNDKKPEPAPAPKQEPKEPAPQPKKESQQPGEPINSDEYLYKAAMVYQQQGNLSEAIDRYKRIASNSSGKYAEMATYQLAICYRSKGQMARARRMFREVIRMDGSLKNSAQQALDSM, encoded by the coding sequence ATGTTTAGTAGTAAGCCAAACAATGAAAAAATTTTAAAGGTATTTTCCGGTATCCGTTGTCTCAGCAAAGATCAGTTGCCCCGTTATATGGAAGGGAGACTGACAGACGTTGAAAAACATCTCGTGGAACAGCACCTTACTGATTGCGACCTGTGCTTTGGCGCCTTGCAGGCACTGGAACAGGAAGCCGGTAATGAGCAGTACCAGGACCTGACCGGAAAACTTCAGCGTTATATACAGGATAGTATACAACCGGTATCGCATGTCCATAAGGTAGCTCAATACACCAAAAAGGAAAAGACCAAGGAAAGCCTGCTGGTGTATTTCTGGCTGGTCGCCTTTCTCGTGATCGGGGTAGCCAGCGTATATGTTTTACGCGGCCACCTCCGCAACCAGCCGCCGCCGCCACCCCGCATGCTGGCGTCTGCCCAGCCACCGGCCGCCGATTCCGCCACCGCCCCTGCCGGGGAAGTGGCCAGTCAGCCTATTGTGACCACGGAACAGCCCGCACCGGCCCCCGGCCATCAAACGGCCGCCACACCGGTTTCCGCGAAGCCCGCAGCTACCACGACACCTAATACCCTCGCGTCGGCCAAACCAACGCCGGTACCGGTACCGGCCGCCACAGCAGATTCCATCGCCAAAGCTAAAGCCGCTGCACTGAAAGCGCAGCAGAAAAAGCTGGCCGCCGACAGCATCCGTAAAGCGCAAGCGCTACAGAAACAACAGGACTCTCTGAAAAAAGAGAAAGAAAAGGAAAAAGAAAACAACGATAAAAAACCGGAACCGGCGCCAGCCCCCAAACAGGAGCCGAAAGAACCGGCCCCCCAACCGAAAAAAGAAAGCCAGCAGCCCGGCGAGCCCATCAACAGCGACGAATACCTTTATAAAGCTGCCATGGTCTATCAGCAACAGGGCAACCTCAGCGAGGCGATTGACAGGTACAAAAGAATTGCCTCCAACAGCTCCGGCAAATACGCGGAAATGGCCACCTATCAACTGGCGATCTGCTACCGCAGTAAAGGCCAGATGGCCAGGGCCCGCCGTATGTTCCGCGAAGTCATCCGGATGGACGGCTCCCTTAAAAACAGCGCGCAACAAGCACTGGACAGCATGTAA
- a CDS encoding RNA polymerase sigma factor translates to MNNSAIQQLTDQELLQRFKTDQNSEWIGVLFDRYALLLLGMCMKYLKNEEDARDAVQQIFLKVLSDVNKHEIQFFRAWIYQVAKNYCLMQLRQQHLKYREEITDKHAGELAADPEDQRSHQEKDVLLNSMEQALNFLNPEQKVCVELFYLQKKSYQEIADQTSFSLLQVKSYIQNGKRNLKLILEKQQRANKR, encoded by the coding sequence GTGAATAATTCAGCGATACAACAACTGACGGACCAGGAGTTACTGCAACGGTTCAAAACTGATCAGAACAGTGAATGGATAGGTGTGCTTTTTGACCGCTATGCCCTGTTATTACTGGGTATGTGCATGAAATACCTGAAAAACGAAGAAGATGCGCGCGATGCCGTGCAACAGATCTTTCTCAAGGTGTTGTCTGACGTCAACAAACATGAGATACAGTTTTTTCGCGCCTGGATATACCAGGTCGCCAAGAACTATTGCCTGATGCAGTTGCGGCAGCAGCATCTGAAATACCGGGAAGAGATTACCGATAAACATGCGGGGGAGCTAGCCGCTGATCCGGAAGACCAGCGGTCACACCAGGAAAAGGATGTGCTGCTCAACAGCATGGAGCAGGCCCTTAATTTCCTGAACCCGGAACAGAAAGTCTGTGTAGAACTCTTCTACCTGCAAAAAAAATCCTACCAGGAAATAGCTGACCAGACCAGCTTCAGCCTGTTGCAGGTAAAAAGCTACATCCAGAACGGCAAGCGTAATCTTAAATTAATACTGGAAAAACAACAACGCGCAAACAAGCGTTAA
- a CDS encoding sigma-70 family RNA polymerase sigma factor has product MHQQLTNLSDKELISRARKQDREAEGVLMDRYSHLLVAITLPYLNKAPKPDPNVVFPTLLQRLSASLKTQTIYKANEWILHIQQTYFNSPDKNIPFYPSRDGRDLLHIENKVEKAGTNIIDRQDLAVRLEQALGRMNADDRDLITQFYIDNKSFADLTAARGLTREKLRNQLKAAKGKLAKLYMNQGYV; this is encoded by the coding sequence ATGCACCAACAGTTAACCAATTTATCAGATAAGGAACTTATATCCCGTGCCCGGAAACAAGACCGGGAAGCAGAAGGTGTACTAATGGACAGGTACAGTCATTTACTGGTCGCCATTACACTGCCTTATCTGAATAAAGCCCCGAAGCCAGACCCCAACGTAGTCTTTCCCACCCTGTTGCAGCGGCTCAGCGCCAGTCTTAAAACCCAAACGATCTACAAAGCCAACGAATGGATATTGCATATTCAGCAAACATATTTCAATAGTCCGGACAAAAATATTCCCTTCTACCCGTCACGGGATGGCAGGGACCTGTTGCATATTGAGAACAAAGTCGAAAAAGCAGGTACCAACATCATCGACCGCCAGGACCTGGCCGTAAGGCTCGAACAGGCCCTCGGACGCATGAATGCCGACGACCGTGATCTGATAACGCAGTTCTATATTGATAATAAAAGCTTTGCCGATCTGACCGCTGCCAGGGGATTAACACGTGAAAAACTCAGGAACCAGCTGAAAGCAGCCAAAGGGAAACTTGCCAAGCTATATATGAATCAGGGTTATGTTTAG
- the purE gene encoding 5-(carboxyamino)imidazole ribonucleotide mutase: MEESQKYLQYFGIEGEMVVASAHRHPEQVRELCITAKEKGFGVVIAAAGMAAHLPGVVSAFTSLPVLGVPLEGGLPGGIDALYSIVQMPSGVPVGTLAVGKAGARNAAVLAARMFALTNDAIAAKVEAFKQNGYRI; the protein is encoded by the coding sequence ATGGAAGAATCACAAAAATATCTTCAATACTTTGGCATTGAAGGGGAAATGGTTGTAGCATCTGCGCACCGTCACCCTGAGCAGGTACGTGAGTTGTGTATAACTGCGAAGGAGAAAGGTTTTGGCGTGGTGATTGCGGCAGCTGGTATGGCGGCTCATTTACCCGGCGTAGTATCTGCGTTCACTTCTTTACCCGTATTGGGGGTACCTTTGGAAGGGGGTTTGCCCGGAGGCATTGATGCACTGTATTCCATTGTTCAGATGCCGTCAGGCGTACCGGTAGGCACTTTGGCCGTAGGCAAAGCAGGTGCGCGTAATGCTGCGGTGCTGGCAGCGCGTATGTTTGCACTGACCAACGACGCGATTGCCGCCAAAGTGGAAGCCTTCAAACAGAATGGCTACAGAATTTAG
- the rpe gene encoding ribulose-phosphate 3-epimerase, which produces MENAPVMIAPSLLAANFLELGKEVEMVNRSEADWFHLDVMDGRFVPNISYGLPVIAQIKKLARKPCDVHLMIEEPEKYAADFKKAGADILTVHAEACVHLHRNIQQIKSLGMKAGVALNPHTPVVVLENVIRDIDVVLVMSVNPGFGGQTFIEQTYQKIRQVRQLIKDNQASALIEVDGGISAENAGQLVQAGANVLVAGSSIFASADPEKTIAALKRGSL; this is translated from the coding sequence TTGGAAAACGCTCCTGTAATGATAGCGCCGTCCTTACTGGCGGCCAATTTCCTTGAACTGGGGAAAGAAGTGGAAATGGTAAACCGCAGCGAAGCTGACTGGTTTCACCTGGATGTGATGGACGGCCGTTTTGTGCCCAATATCAGCTATGGCCTGCCGGTGATCGCGCAGATCAAAAAGCTGGCCCGTAAACCCTGTGACGTACACCTGATGATAGAGGAACCGGAGAAATATGCAGCAGACTTTAAAAAAGCCGGCGCCGATATCCTCACCGTACATGCAGAAGCGTGTGTGCACCTGCACCGCAACATTCAGCAAATTAAAAGCCTGGGCATGAAAGCCGGCGTAGCGCTCAATCCGCATACCCCGGTGGTAGTGCTGGAAAACGTGATCCGTGATATCGATGTGGTACTGGTAATGAGCGTCAACCCGGGGTTTGGCGGACAGACCTTCATAGAACAAACTTACCAGAAAATAAGACAGGTGCGTCAGCTGATCAAAGACAACCAGGCGAGCGCCCTGATAGAAGTAGATGGCGGTATCAGTGCAGAAAATGCCGGCCAGCTGGTGCAGGCAGGCGCGAATGTGCTGGTGGCAGGCAGCTCCATCTTTGCTTCAGCAGATCCCGAGAAAACAATTGCCGCTCTTAAGCGAGGTTCTCTATGA